Proteins encoded in a region of the Zea mays cultivar B73 chromosome 2, Zm-B73-REFERENCE-NAM-5.0, whole genome shotgun sequence genome:
- the LOC103648788 gene encoding uncharacterized protein — protein MFLGQLEHKDNPKFKSQNGWTVEGWNTITNMLNERYHLAHYSKQQMQDKDKELKSHYKKVGDSRKESGVGWNDSLYMIVAEPELWEKLILAHPKVAKYEKKPFPLYCSLEALHKGSVATGDLNFTSTQQMPPPSVIPVGPLAVPPGGPLAAPLAAHPGGPLIAPSVIPHSDRSISEQSHSPLHPHTNPFSMEWQEISYEAQSRHVKGGNGRKRKQSQMGAAIESFVDFKRSATSKTLKGIEEVFMEKCLDKLDRIDGLTDEDRSYAMEVFESAINREVFMKSKNHNARLLWLKRKISVLSGCNT, from the exons ATGTTTCTAGGGCAGCTTGAACATAAGGACAACCCAAAGTTCAAAAGTCAAAATGGTTGGACTGTAGAGGGATGGAACACTATCACAAACATGCTCAATGAGAGGTATCATCTTGCCCATTATTCCAAACAGCAAATGCAAGACAAAGATAAGGAGCTTAAATCTCATTACAAAAAAGTAGGAGATTCAAGGAAAGAAAGTGGGGTGGGTTGGAATGATTCCCTATATATGATAGTGGCTGAGCCAGAACTTTGGGAAAAGCTCATCCTT GCTCACCCAAAGGTAGCGAAGTACGAAAAGAAGCCATTTCCATTGTACTGCTCTTTGGAAGCCCTGCACAAAG GTAGTGTGGCTACAGGAGATTTAAATTTCACATCCACTCAGCAAATGCCACCACCTTCTGTCATTCCTGTTGGTCCTCTTGCTGTCCCTCCTGGTGGCCCTCTTGCTGCCCCTCTTGCTGCCCATCCAGGTGGCCCTCTGATTGCCCCTTCTGTTATCCCTCATTCAGATAGGAGTATCTCTGAACAAAGCCACTCTCCCTTGCACCCCCACACAAACCCATTCTCCATGGAATGGCAAGAAATATCTTATGAAGCTCAATCAAGACATGTAAAAGGTGGAAATGGGAGAAAGCGCAAGCAAAGCCAAATGGGAGCAGCTATTGAAAGTTTTGTGGATTTTAAGAGGAGCGCCACATCCAAAACGCTCAAAGGTATTGAAGAAGTGTTTATGGAAAAGTGTCTAGACAAGTTGGATAGAATTGATGGGCTCACGGATGAGGATAGATCATATGCAATGGAGGTCTTTGAATCTGCGATCAACAGAGAGGTGTTTATGAAGTCAAAAAACCATAATGCTAGATTACTTTGGTTGAAGAGGAAAATTAG